The Caldisericum sp. genome has a segment encoding these proteins:
- a CDS encoding 5'-nucleotidase C-terminal domain-containing protein produces MKKFLSLLLVAVLILALIPAVNVAPKVTAATTGNVDVDVLVDRGVIQGYSDGLLHLERTLTRAEFAKMIVKAFPYDYIPWFNLPKYSFKDTPKDFWASPYIETLARAKVFMGYPDGTFKPNNPITLEEAVLVLSRALKVSNPQAEDVISKFKDASALLPEAKDFVNYFVYMGFYKPTGDTLGAGKPITRETFVHMLASSRFPVVTILHTNDFHMYLLGGTDANKKPIGGSARIYTVVQQERAYNPDRTLLVDAGDAIGGGPPIGAFFYGKDVIEVYNAMGYNYATFGNHEFDWGKDLLAQRVSEAKYTYISSNIIDTKTNSSFMSKPYDIKQFGFVKLGIFGLTTPQLPILVNPDGLQGLEILDPVKTATNMVSTLKDNSNFIVLLSHLGYTGTDYYTGSLGDKELAAKVSGINLIIGGHTHTVLEKPDIVNGTYIVQTGCYGNNLGDVNIYFETTANSARVVKIDYKLIPITGDIQEDPTIASIIKPYNDEITKKMSEVIGEALVDLDQSKIRLEETNLGDFIADWMRETAKADITITNGGGIRASIPKGPISVGTIYTVLPFNNLILLLELKGSDILAALENGFSQYEAKAGRFPQISGIRVKVNLNNPPGKRVVEVTLTDGTPLDPNKVYKVATNDFMAAGGDGYTVFKNALSVKIVTGNYMRDDLVSYIKANPKVYKEVDGRITFVNP; encoded by the coding sequence ATGAAAAAGTTTTTGTCTCTTTTGCTGGTTGCAGTGCTTATATTAGCATTGATTCCCGCAGTAAATGTAGCCCCAAAAGTAACTGCTGCAACCACAGGCAATGTTGATGTGGATGTCCTTGTTGATCGTGGTGTTATCCAGGGCTATTCAGATGGACTTCTTCATCTTGAAAGAACCCTCACACGAGCAGAGTTTGCAAAGATGATTGTAAAAGCATTCCCTTACGACTATATCCCCTGGTTTAATCTTCCAAAGTACTCTTTTAAGGACACTCCAAAAGATTTCTGGGCATCTCCTTATATCGAGACACTTGCAAGGGCAAAGGTATTTATGGGGTATCCAGATGGGACATTTAAGCCAAACAATCCTATTACTCTTGAAGAGGCAGTTTTGGTTCTGTCAAGGGCTTTAAAGGTTTCAAACCCACAGGCAGAAGATGTCATTTCAAAGTTTAAAGATGCATCCGCGCTTCTTCCTGAAGCAAAGGACTTTGTAAATTACTTTGTTTATATGGGATTCTATAAGCCAACTGGTGATACCCTTGGTGCAGGAAAGCCAATTACAAGAGAAACTTTTGTCCATATGCTTGCTTCATCAAGGTTCCCGGTTGTAACTATTCTCCATACAAATGACTTCCATATGTACCTACTCGGCGGAACGGATGCAAATAAAAAACCTATTGGTGGAAGTGCAAGGATTTACACTGTAGTACAGCAGGAAAGAGCATATAACCCAGACAGAACCCTTCTTGTTGATGCAGGTGATGCAATTGGTGGCGGTCCTCCAATTGGTGCATTCTTCTACGGCAAAGATGTAATTGAAGTTTACAATGCAATGGGCTATAACTATGCAACATTTGGAAACCACGAATTTGATTGGGGTAAGGACTTACTTGCTCAAAGAGTATCTGAGGCAAAATACACTTATATTTCCTCCAATATTATCGATACAAAGACAAACTCATCATTTATGAGTAAGCCATATGATATAAAGCAATTTGGTTTTGTAAAACTCGGTATTTTTGGGCTTACTACTCCACAACTTCCAATCCTTGTGAACCCTGATGGTCTTCAAGGGCTTGAAATTCTCGATCCTGTCAAGACTGCAACAAATATGGTCTCAACATTAAAAGATAACTCCAACTTCATAGTGCTTCTTTCGCACCTTGGCTATACAGGAACAGATTACTATACAGGTAGTCTCGGCGATAAAGAACTTGCAGCTAAGGTAAGCGGAATTAACCTCATAATTGGCGGCCACACACATACCGTGTTAGAAAAACCTGATATTGTAAATGGTACATACATTGTCCAAACCGGTTGTTACGGTAATAATCTTGGAGATGTTAATATCTACTTTGAGACAACAGCAAACTCTGCAAGGGTTGTAAAGATTGATTATAAACTTATTCCAATTACTGGTGATATACAGGAAGACCCAACTATTGCTTCAATAATTAAGCCATACAATGACGAAATAACTAAGAAGATGTCAGAAGTAATTGGTGAGGCTCTTGTTGACCTTGATCAATCTAAAATTAGGCTCGAGGAGACCAATCTTGGTGATTTCATTGCGGATTGGATGAGAGAAACTGCAAAAGCAGACATTACTATTACAAATGGCGGTGGGATAAGAGCGAGTATTCCAAAAGGACCAATTAGCGTTGGTACTATTTACACGGTCCTTCCATTTAATAATCTAATTCTACTTCTTGAACTGAAAGGTTCTGATATTCTTGCTGCCCTTGAAAATGGATTCTCCCAGTACGAGGCTAAGGCAGGTAGATTCCCGCAGATTTCAGGAATTAGAGTTAAGGTAAATCTAAATAATCCTCCGGGAAAACGTGTAGTTGAAGTAACTCTTACAGATGGAACACCACTTGATCCAAATAAAGTCTATAAAGTTGCAACAAATGATTTTATGGCAGCAGGTGGCGATGGCTATACAGTATTTAAAAATGCCCTTTCTGTAAAGATTGTCACTGGAAACTATATGAGGGACGACCTTGTTTCCTACATAAAGGCAAATCCAAAAGTATATAAAGAAGTAGATGGAAGGATAACTTTTGTGAATCCGTAA
- a CDS encoding branched-chain amino acid ABC transporter permease has product MSNIFNLQQLINGIQLGSVYALIAIGYTLVYGIIKLVNFAHGDFYMIGAYASYFAINFLMAQRLGQSSLIVIALLVSMTAGALVAFLSNRIAYRKLRYKPRLSALITAIGVSMFLEYFTSAVPAIGPSYRPFPQFISLKDFNIGTVHFTNYQIINVSIAVVLMLVLTYIIFYTRLGMAMRASSQDKDALRLMGIDLERIIDLTFIIGGALAGAAGLLAGLTYPRIVPYMGIVPGLKAFIAAVLGGIGNIGGAMLGAFILGIAEVFGYAINSIIGEGIAYLILIIVLIFLPQGLFGKKTGEKV; this is encoded by the coding sequence ATGAGCAATATATTTAACTTGCAACAGTTAATAAACGGAATCCAGCTTGGAAGTGTTTATGCACTTATTGCAATTGGTTATACACTTGTTTATGGAATTATTAAATTGGTAAACTTTGCTCATGGCGATTTCTATATGATTGGTGCATATGCTTCTTACTTTGCAATAAACTTTTTGATGGCACAACGCCTTGGGCAAAGTTCATTAATAGTGATTGCCCTTCTTGTAAGCATGACTGCAGGTGCACTTGTTGCATTCCTTTCAAACAGGATTGCTTACAGGAAGTTAAGATACAAGCCGAGATTGTCAGCCCTTATTACTGCAATTGGAGTTTCAATGTTTCTTGAGTACTTTACATCGGCAGTCCCTGCGATAGGGCCTTCATACAGGCCATTTCCTCAGTTTATATCGCTCAAAGATTTTAACATAGGAACAGTTCACTTTACTAATTACCAGATAATTAATGTTTCCATTGCGGTAGTTTTGATGCTTGTCCTTACATACATTATCTTCTACACACGCCTTGGGATGGCAATGAGAGCATCTTCTCAGGATAAGGATGCCTTAAGGCTTATGGGTATCGACCTTGAGAGGATAATCGACCTTACCTTTATCATTGGTGGTGCCCTTGCTGGGGCAGCAGGTCTTCTTGCAGGTCTTACCTATCCAAGAATTGTCCCTTATATGGGTATCGTTCCGGGATTAAAAGCCTTTATAGCGGCGGTTTTGGGTGGCATTGGAAATATTGGTGGAGCAATGCTTGGAGCATTTATTCTTGGAATAGCCGAGGTATTTGGGTATGCAATTAACTCAATTATTGGGGAAGGTATTGCATATTTAATTTTGATTATAGTTCTTATTTTCCTTCCTCAAGGATTGTTTGGAAAGAAGACAGGAGAAAAGGTGTGA
- a CDS encoding DUF4388 domain-containing protein: MKGTLESFSLEELIQALNQTKKVGRIDIKGSHGQYGLYLNKDTIYHAYSPHYERGYNALLEAFIETKGEFEFKEMLNSKYITITKPLFDIITEGISIKEELSEINSKVYDDTTFELVPNVNTDKISLSTSDLKLLRTLGQGKKVIDLLKEENIDYISFLRKLKSYIEIGLVKIKNAG, encoded by the coding sequence ATGAAAGGCACTCTTGAAAGTTTTTCCTTAGAAGAACTTATCCAGGCTTTAAACCAGACTAAAAAAGTCGGAAGAATTGATATTAAAGGATCGCACGGGCAATATGGTCTTTACTTAAATAAAGATACCATATACCACGCATATTCTCCTCATTACGAAAGAGGATACAATGCACTACTCGAAGCATTTATTGAAACTAAAGGGGAATTCGAGTTCAAAGAAATGCTAAATTCGAAATATATAACAATTACAAAGCCACTTTTTGACATAATTACAGAAGGTATTTCAATAAAGGAAGAACTTTCGGAAATAAATAGCAAGGTTTATGATGACACAACTTTTGAACTGGTGCCAAATGTAAATACCGACAAAATATCACTTTCAACAAGTGACCTAAAACTTTTGCGAACTCTTGGACAGGGGAAAAAGGTAATAGACTTACTTAAAGAAGAGAACATTGACTATATAAGTTTCCTTAGAAAACTAAAATCTTATATCGAAATTGGTCTTGTAAAAATAAAAAATGCCGGGTAA
- a CDS encoding SIMPL domain-containing protein (The SIMPL domain is named for its presence in mouse protein SIMPL (signalling molecule that associates with mouse pelle-like kinase). Bacterial member BP26, from Brucella, was shown to assemble into a channel-like structure, while YggE from E. coli has been associated with resistance to oxidative stress.), with protein MNKKLLALVVVVAILTVIFIGGRVLPKGEATAESDPTNHTISVTGEGVVEVTPDVAYLNFGVFFEDPDPSKAMDGLATKANAIVDVLVNQGIAKEKIKTSNLSLYPIYSYNQQTGKQTLEGYRASENFTVETKIADAGKILSAVVKAGVNDIGGISFDASNKDDLKLQAIENAMKNARAKADASLKGTNYKVTGIKSISIESVSYPQPIFRSFAKGQAEANVPVEDGTLQVNVNVQVVFTFD; from the coding sequence ATTTTTATTGGTGGAAGGGTTCTTCCAAAGGGTGAAGCAACTGCAGAATCAGATCCAACGAACCACACGATTTCTGTAACAGGAGAAGGTGTTGTTGAAGTTACTCCAGATGTTGCCTACTTAAACTTCGGAGTCTTCTTTGAGGACCCAGACCCATCAAAGGCAATGGATGGTCTTGCAACAAAAGCAAATGCAATTGTGGATGTTCTTGTGAATCAGGGCATTGCAAAAGAGAAGATAAAGACATCTAATCTTTCACTTTACCCTATTTACTCTTACAACCAGCAAACAGGGAAGCAAACCCTTGAAGGTTACAGAGCATCAGAGAATTTTACCGTTGAAACGAAGATAGCCGATGCTGGAAAAATACTTAGCGCAGTTGTAAAAGCAGGCGTAAACGATATTGGCGGTATCTCTTTTGATGCATCTAACAAGGATGACTTAAAACTTCAGGCAATTGAGAATGCTATGAAAAATGCAAGAGCAAAAGCAGACGCATCTTTGAAGGGAACAAACTATAAAGTTACAGGTATTAAGTCGATCTCGATTGAATCAGTAAGCTATCCCCAGCCTATATTCAGGTCTTTTGCAAAGGGTCAGGCAGAAGCAAATGTCCCTGTTGAAGATGGAACACTCCAGGTTAATGTTAATGTCCAGGTTGTGTTTACCTTTGATTAA
- a CDS encoding FAD-dependent thymidylate synthase: MQKGEVSVYLLSYTPDPELVVATAMRQSRYPGGVKDLNLGEEDIIRLINLALQLGHFSVFEHISFTFAIEGISRACSHQFVRHRFFSFTQQSQRYVKLNEPVFIIPPSIENNPSALKIFEGAMENIKKSYQQLLSLKIPEEDARFVLPNATETKMVATANARELMHFFKLRLDTHAQWEIRKLAKKMFEIASYVAPHIFNEENIKYFE, from the coding sequence TTGCAAAAGGGTGAGGTATCCGTTTATCTATTATCCTATACTCCAGATCCAGAATTGGTAGTTGCAACCGCTATGAGACAATCCCGATATCCAGGAGGTGTAAAAGATCTCAACTTAGGTGAAGAGGATATAATAAGGCTCATAAATCTTGCACTCCAGCTCGGACACTTTTCAGTTTTTGAACACATTAGTTTCACATTTGCAATAGAAGGTATCTCAAGAGCCTGTTCACACCAATTTGTCCGACACAGATTCTTTTCTTTTACCCAGCAATCACAAAGATATGTAAAACTGAATGAACCTGTTTTTATAATTCCTCCCTCCATTGAGAATAACCCTTCTGCGCTTAAAATCTTTGAAGGTGCTATGGAAAACATAAAGAAGTCTTATCAACAATTGCTATCTCTAAAAATCCCCGAGGAAGATGCACGCTTTGTCCTGCCGAACGCAACCGAAACAAAAATGGTTGCAACAGCAAATGCAAGGGAATTAATGCACTTCTTTAAACTCAGGCTCGATACCCATGCTCAGTGGGAAATAAGGAAACTTGCAAAAAAGATGTTTGAGATTGCAAGTTACGTTGCACCTCATATATTTAACGAAGAAAACATTAAATATTTCGAGTAA
- a CDS encoding branched-chain amino acid ABC transporter permease — MKILTKNRLLFLYGLVLFAVIQILYLVGILNNYYMQIIDIALINIILATSLNMINGFTGQFSLGHGGFMAVGAYTAGVLTTLIWKVAGMPSVPKFSLFIIAVLLAGVVAAIVGVLIGIPSLRLRGDYLAIVTLAFQEIVKVAVNAIDYVGGPRGLLGIPRLSTFPVIFFFTLISIFVMKNIIYSTVGRAMKSIREDEVASELVGVNTTKYKVMAFSIGAFFAGIAGALLVHILQLAHPTMFSFTSPSIAGPLSILTMVYIGGAGSISGSILAAVILTVLSELLRLGIDFINNLHFLPFTVGPEWRMVIYAVLLIVVMLYRTEGIMGQREFKILVPEEEEKNATGGA, encoded by the coding sequence ATGAAAATCCTAACTAAAAATAGGTTACTTTTCTTGTATGGTTTAGTTCTTTTTGCTGTAATTCAAATTTTGTATCTTGTCGGAATCCTCAATAACTATTACATGCAGATTATTGATATTGCACTTATTAACATTATTCTTGCTACAAGTTTAAACATGATTAATGGATTTACAGGACAGTTTTCCCTTGGACATGGTGGATTTATGGCGGTTGGTGCATATACTGCGGGAGTTCTCACAACTTTGATATGGAAAGTTGCAGGAATGCCTTCGGTTCCAAAGTTCTCCCTTTTTATAATTGCGGTTCTTCTTGCAGGCGTTGTTGCAGCGATTGTTGGTGTCCTTATAGGTATTCCAAGCTTGAGGCTAAGAGGCGATTATCTTGCAATAGTCACTCTTGCTTTCCAGGAGATAGTCAAAGTTGCAGTTAATGCTATCGATTATGTTGGTGGACCAAGAGGGCTTTTGGGTATTCCGAGGCTTTCAACTTTTCCTGTTATTTTCTTTTTTACATTGATTTCAATCTTTGTAATGAAAAATATAATCTACTCAACAGTTGGTAGGGCAATGAAGTCAATAAGAGAGGACGAAGTTGCTTCAGAACTTGTCGGTGTGAATACTACTAAATACAAAGTTATGGCGTTTTCTATTGGTGCATTCTTTGCAGGTATTGCCGGCGCATTGCTTGTGCATATCCTTCAACTCGCACATCCTACAATGTTCTCTTTTACAAGCCCGAGTATTGCAGGACCTTTGAGTATTCTTACAATGGTCTATATTGGTGGCGCTGGAAGTATTAGTGGTTCTATCCTTGCTGCAGTTATTCTTACAGTGCTTTCAGAATTGTTGAGGCTTGGTATTGATTTCATAAACAATCTCCATTTCTTGCCTTTTACAGTTGGTCCTGAATGGAGAATGGTAATCTATGCAGTGCTTCTTATAGTTGTAATGCTTTACAGAACTGAGGGCATTATGGGTCAGAGGGAATTTAAGATTCTTGTTCCAGAAGAGGAGGAAAAAAATGCAACGGGTGGCGCTTAA
- a CDS encoding HU family DNA-binding protein produces MNKPELVTAVAEKTGMKKKDVEAMLDAFIEVVKETLKKGDKVALIGFGTWATRERAKRNGVNPRTGKKISIPAKVVPYFKVGKELKDAVSK; encoded by the coding sequence ATGAACAAGCCAGAACTCGTTACAGCAGTTGCTGAGAAGACCGGCATGAAGAAGAAAGATGTCGAAGCAATGCTCGATGCATTCATTGAAGTCGTAAAAGAAACCCTAAAGAAAGGTGACAAAGTAGCACTCATTGGCTTCGGCACCTGGGCAACAAGAGAGAGAGCAAAGAGGAACGGTGTCAACCCCAGAACTGGAAAGAAGATTTCTATCCCAGCAAAGGTAGTTCCTTACTTCAAAGTTGGTAAAGAACTTAAAGATGCAGTTTCAAAGTAG
- a CDS encoding ABC transporter ATP-binding protein, with the protein MQRVALKLDSVTHYFGGLRAVHNFNLELPEGALWGLIGPNGAGKTTIFNLITGVYVPTEGKIYFYDKDITTYKPHEVVAVGIARTFQNLRIFGNLTVLDNIRIAGHYRLKYGLADAIIRTPSYYREEKSITEESLELLDTFKLGDKAYLPAKALPYGELRRLEIARALATHPKLLLLDEPAAGMNPKEVLDLMEMILWIRNHFKVTIYLIEHHMQVVMGICERIKVMDFGETIAEGTPTEIQNNPRVIEAYLGRKANVKG; encoded by the coding sequence ATGCAACGGGTGGCGCTTAAACTTGATTCAGTAACTCATTACTTCGGTGGACTTCGTGCTGTTCACAACTTTAACCTCGAACTTCCAGAAGGTGCGCTGTGGGGGCTTATTGGACCAAACGGTGCTGGCAAAACAACAATCTTTAACCTCATAACCGGAGTCTATGTCCCAACAGAAGGAAAGATATATTTTTATGATAAAGACATAACTACCTACAAGCCACATGAGGTAGTTGCAGTTGGTATTGCAAGGACATTCCAGAACCTGAGGATTTTTGGAAATCTTACAGTGCTCGATAACATTCGTATTGCAGGTCACTACCGATTGAAATACGGGCTTGCTGATGCAATTATAAGGACACCTTCTTACTACAGGGAGGAAAAATCAATAACTGAAGAGAGCCTTGAGCTTCTTGATACATTTAAATTAGGAGATAAAGCATACCTTCCCGCAAAAGCGCTACCTTATGGTGAATTAAGAAGGCTTGAAATCGCCCGTGCTCTTGCAACACACCCAAAATTACTTCTCCTCGATGAGCCTGCAGCAGGTATGAACCCGAAGGAAGTTTTAGATCTTATGGAAATGATCCTTTGGATTAGAAACCACTTTAAAGTTACTATATACCTTATAGAACACCACATGCAGGTCGTTATGGGCATTTGTGAGAGAATAAAGGTTATGGATTTTGGAGAAACAATTGCAGAAGGCACACCCACGGAGATCCAGAACAACCCTCGTGTAATTGAAGCGTATCTTGGGAGGAAGGCAAATGTTAAAGGTTAA
- a CDS encoding ABC transporter substrate-binding protein produces MSRKILVVLLLVVALVSTTFTGCKTAAPSTIKIGGIGPVTGEASTFGVSTRNGYEMMIEEWNAKGGVLGKKIELVFADDKGDPTEGATAAQKLINEDKVVAIAGTVMSKVSLAIAPICQNAGIPMVSPTSTNPKVTQVGDYIFRACFIDPFQGTVGAMFAYNNLNARKAGVLFDNSNDYTKGLAEFFRDKFTQLGGTIVAFEGHPAGTTDFTPFLTNILKGKPDVIYCPDYYNDDGLMAKQARALGYTGPFLGGDGWDSPDLVKIGGDAVNNSYFTNHFSKDDKRPEVQDFVKKYTAKYGQAPDALAALGYDAMGLILQAIQNAGSTDGAKIRDALKNIEYHGVSGVIKFDENRNPVKPAVIIKIENGKQVYVTTVNP; encoded by the coding sequence ATGAGTAGAAAAATCTTAGTGGTGCTACTTTTAGTAGTAGCACTCGTAAGCACAACCTTCACAGGTTGCAAAACCGCAGCACCAAGTACGATTAAAATTGGTGGTATTGGTCCGGTAACAGGCGAAGCATCTACATTTGGTGTCTCAACAAGGAACGGCTATGAGATGATGATCGAAGAGTGGAACGCAAAGGGCGGAGTTTTGGGTAAGAAGATTGAACTTGTCTTTGCAGATGACAAAGGAGACCCAACGGAGGGAGCAACAGCAGCACAGAAACTTATTAACGAGGATAAGGTCGTTGCAATCGCTGGTACTGTAATGAGTAAAGTTTCTCTTGCAATTGCACCTATTTGCCAGAATGCAGGTATCCCAATGGTTTCACCAACTTCAACAAACCCAAAGGTTACACAAGTTGGTGATTACATCTTCAGGGCATGCTTCATTGACCCATTCCAGGGAACTGTCGGTGCGATGTTTGCCTACAACAACCTCAATGCAAGAAAAGCAGGTGTTCTCTTTGATAACAGCAACGACTACACAAAGGGTCTTGCAGAGTTCTTTAGAGACAAATTTACACAACTTGGCGGTACTATTGTTGCATTCGAAGGGCACCCTGCAGGAACAACTGACTTTACACCATTCCTTACAAACATTCTTAAAGGAAAGCCAGATGTAATTTACTGCCCTGATTACTACAACGACGATGGCCTTATGGCAAAACAGGCAAGGGCTCTTGGTTACACTGGACCATTCCTTGGTGGAGACGGTTGGGATTCACCAGACCTTGTTAAAATTGGTGGGGATGCAGTTAATAACTCCTACTTTACAAACCACTTCTCCAAGGATGATAAGAGACCCGAGGTCCAAGATTTCGTAAAGAAGTATACAGCAAAATATGGGCAAGCACCCGATGCACTTGCAGCACTTGGTTATGATGCAATGGGATTGATTTTGCAGGCAATCCAGAATGCAGGCTCTACTGATGGTGCAAAGATTAGAGATGCACTAAAGAATATCGAATACCACGGTGTTTCAGGCGTAATCAAGTTTGATGAAAATAGAAACCCAGTAAAGCCTGCTGTTATTATTAAGATCGAAAACGGAAAGCAGGTATATGTAACAACCGTAAACCCATAG
- a CDS encoding carotenoid biosynthesis protein, whose product MWKKLLVNVFKVLLLFLIPFLFELRGMNAGGPMGVRYEYAPNFNPKFLGLPLLVWLFWGIFIFIGFVTTNAIFQNIFKPGLGFFSKSYFFLYPLFDAMFVTSFDVFIDPFSVKLGLWKWLNFNDGYFGVPVGNFIGWFLIVFTTSLFVRLIDMKSDRIISNLVIPKIPLYSAVVVLLFLKTMVTVDIDCALMGLLYSLPLIVLDIYSKYLMFSSLNI is encoded by the coding sequence ATGTGGAAAAAGCTCTTAGTGAATGTTTTTAAAGTCTTACTTTTATTTCTTATCCCGTTTCTTTTTGAATTGAGAGGGATGAATGCAGGCGGACCTATGGGGGTTAGGTATGAATATGCTCCAAATTTTAATCCTAAGTTTCTTGGTCTTCCTCTGCTTGTTTGGCTATTCTGGGGTATCTTCATATTTATAGGATTTGTTACAACTAATGCTATTTTTCAAAACATATTCAAGCCGGGATTAGGCTTTTTCTCGAAGTCTTATTTCTTTTTGTATCCTCTATTTGATGCAATGTTTGTTACTTCATTTGATGTTTTTATTGATCCATTTTCTGTGAAACTGGGTTTATGGAAGTGGCTTAATTTTAATGATGGCTATTTTGGTGTACCAGTAGGTAATTTTATCGGCTGGTTTTTAATTGTTTTTACAACTTCACTATTTGTAAGGCTTATAGATATGAAGAGTGATAGAATTATCTCTAATTTAGTTATTCCTAAGATTCCTTTATATTCTGCTGTTGTTGTTTTGCTCTTTTTGAAGACTATGGTAACTGTTGATATTGACTGTGCTTTAATGGGACTTTTGTATTCGCTTCCTCTTATTGTTTTGGATATTTACTCGAAATATTTAATGTTTTCTTCGTTAAATATATGA